TAAAGTGACCTACCCAACTATATTCAGTTCTCATCCCATCTAAgtgcatatgtatatatcattgctatttttatgtgaatcTTTCATATTCATTAATCGACTTGTACAGGTAAAATTGCTCAATACAAGtatttacattattcaaaCTTTCAAGATTTTTGCTTAcattcaattttcatattgGTGAACCTAAGATGAATAGGAATATCTTGATATTtgaagtatatttaattttgtcacAGCGAATAAGCATCAAGATAAATTGACTATTCATGATATGTAGATAGCATTTAGCAGAATAAAATTTCTATGCAAACTATGATACTTGTGTAATTATCCTCCCTCCACATAACTACTGTTTGCTTCCACTTGACGCATAATTCATATGCATGTGATAATGCCACCATTCTTTTGACAAGCGAGTCATGGTGATCAACCTGGCTTTCGAGCTCCCAAGTGTGAACTCGAGTTCATCCGCCCTGCAATCttcatgttaaacagataattgcatgctagaacacaAATAATTTGAGCAAAaggtaaatcctaaaacattatttctacggtttagagttaccgatttgattctccaaagaatcgtcgattgctcgcgccttctccacgtgaagatcttcaaTACTCTGACTGGTTcacgaactgtatctcgatatcagggtgggctgatcgtatcaaaatactaggacttgaataaagaagacagattATTCCTCACAGAGGAGGAGCTGAAAatctcacggaggagaaaataaaagaaaaacctctccccatccaaatccgaagtTATAAGTAATCCGAGTTTTCATTGcttgttaattatttattttccgcgcttaaatataaatgtccattaattaattaatgtttgccatggacttaattaattaacatcttattaattccaagagtagACTTAGCAAGAAGcacttaattattattcatagagcgataaaactccaactgaccagttttctgaataataaaaccttgttcgagctcctcttgaggacattatcaaacgagctCACCTCgagcacgtttcaacataatagcaatcctagcaccgctagacattaatcaccactacccaatatattaGGATTATTgagttgcgaaaaacccgcaccatttgataagtcaaagtagtgcataatcaataccgtatgctcaatgttaacatatgtagattaagaaatagtattttatcaagacttagtctttcagtaaatagcataaagacacgtcttgttgttagatccgttcaggtgctataccacaccaatgtcatcttatttcagtaaagcttagaaatatgcggactgacattgcaacctttcacgatacgtagtctaagcctatctaggttgtgaaattcttctttttcttttgcaaagcattggatagaactgaccgtgttaacttaaagtggacgtcgcccacaaccagtctactaagcaaaagacttagactttgtttgcttcttaggGGCTGTTCAAGTTGTTTGGTATGGGTAGGGAAGAATTAAAACTGATTAAGATTTGGGCGTGTAGGGTCCACAGTTATCCCATCCATTTCTGTTGTTCATTGTTCCTTATACAAAACTTGAACTATgcaatttggaattttttgtcatttttttatcagAGTTCTAAAAACTAATATGACCAAAATACCCACAAATTATTATTGGTTAAGATTTGTCTCAAAGAGAGAGAAGCGCCACCATGAAATCATCCACCGCTGGAAGCGAAGACCCTTTCCGCCCACTCTCCTCCGTGCTGTCAACGCAGCTTTGATCAACTCTCCAATCTCCGCCGCTCCCATAACCGCCTCAATTGTATACCCCACCTCCTCTCTCTAACTCTGCTCTTAACTCCCCTCGCCACCTCCACGCACACCCCCATCTTTCTCCGCCACCGAATTCCACCCGCAGTGGCTCACGAACGTGTCTATTGATCGACGTCAGAGTATCTCCAGCTGCGGCGCCCATGATCGGATCAGCAATCCCTCCGATCACCGCACGAACATTCACCTTCTACTGTGCGTTACGCAAGAAGCACATACCTAAACACATGGTGGCAAAAGCGATTTCAACACTGCGAACCGTGAACGGCGACGAATCGAGTGGGTAGTAGAGATGCGGAAAATTAGGGATGTTGTAGTTTATTCCTTTGCAGCTtgagtttgtgatttttggGGGGAGAAAGAATTTGGGAGGGGTAAAGCTGCCAATTCATCTCCATTTCTGGGTGTAGACTTTGGGGCAAGTTTCAAATACCACCAAATTACCGAGAATTCATTTCTGCACATAACAACAAGGAACAGTGCGGGCCAGAGATATAACTAGGGCCCTCCACATTTGAAGCTTGCTCCTTGAACGCCCATAAAGGGTCAGATTTGAGTCCATTTCTTACTATATCAAGGAACTTGAACATGcccttatacatttaaatgtttataaaacatcttataaatgcacaagcaaacacaatgtaataataatagtgattctattcgtgcgagactgctcgaataatactgaatcgggttaaaagtggattgtagagttttacgtatacaagcaagattctattcgcgcgaaacttgctcgaaacatgcttttcagtataccaaccCTAACAGGCTTCACAAGATCTGTCGTGCTGCTGCTCCCAAACACAAACGCGTTCGGGATTACCCGATCCATGATGATATCAGCAGCACCCGTGACAGCAGGGGAGCATGCTCTGCTCCAGCCTGGTGTGCACATGAGAGATCCATTCCGTGTCAGGGCCTCCACGGTGAACCCAAACGGGTTTGAGGAAACAAGACCGAACTTTGGAGAAGTCGTCCCGCTCTGGCTAGCATGAGTCCCATGGTACCACATCTGGTGTCCGGGGCTGGGCGGCGTAGACAATGGAAGCAACGGGATCTCCAGACGAGCGTACGAACTGCACCAATCTGTGGCAGGCCGTGGGGTTCCATTGGTTGGGGAGCTTGAGGTGGGGGGGGTCACGGGAGCGCTGATGGAGCCACCCCCGTGCAAGTTGTGGTACATGAACTTGGATGACGGGTCCAATGAAGAGAGATTTCGGAGCCTTGGAATGAGAGAGTTGCCATCTGTAGGGATGGGATTGTAGGATGAACTTTGTTGGTAAGGTGAGCATGCACTGCCTGAAGCTGCTGATATGGAACCCTCGATGAAATCCATCCTATACACCGGTTTGCATCCCTATCATCAAACATTTGGTCtcaacaccaaaaacattGATAAATAGATATAACCATATTCATTTACAACCAAAAAGATATACCTTTGAAAACAAGACCCTTTTCATAATATTAGACATAGTTTCATctaaactatttatttattctctctcaataaattctctctccacttattAAATACGAAACATTTGTTTTACAgaatgagattttatgtagtgtggTATTATGAGTTAATAAAgagtaataaagtaagagagatgaaaagtaAAGATAGtggtattttcatttttaatgggacaacccagaaaggaaaacgtttcattttaataGGATAGAtgaagtataaaatatttgtgtttcagcgtataatttatagtattattttgtgagttaaataaaaaaaataaagaaagagagaataaagtagaaatgttgttgttgaggAGCACTCCATCTATCTCTTGTTACTTAAGGCGTTTTTTTGTACAAGATTTAAAGTTGTGTTTGGTGGTTAAAGgaagagaaataatatatgagagtgaataaagtacgagagataagagagagttaagtaaaagtgagaataaaataattgatattaaatgtttttttagctataaaagaaatgaattaaGTAACTTGAGATAACAAAATATAGAatatgactcaagtaacttgggatgAAAGGAATACTTCTTTTGCAACTGCGAATTGtgataaaccaaaatttgacattttggGAAATAAGAGTCTTATAACAAAACCCAAAGCAAGAATGAATGAATGGTTGGAGATTTATCGCAATTTCCAGGGGCATCAGAAAATCACGAATCCAAATGCCATGTTCCCCAATCCATTTTTCAGAAAATTGACCAAATTTAACTCTTATCATGGAAGAAAAAAGTACTATgagaaataagagagagtgagGTAGACGATACAATAAAGTAAGAgcgattaaatattttattttttattagaaaaaagaCTCAACTTTGTGGTGACGCTTGTTGAGACAATTTTAGGTCGTCTTTATAATTCTCATAATCGCTTAATTATGTAGGTCAGGGATACGTTCACAATTGATTGATGTTGCATTCAGTTATTGCGTAATTGCTCTGACACGAGACTCACCATCTCTTAATATGATTTTGAAGCAATTGTcatgtaattatattttgtacaaATATATGTCAACCTAATCTTGTATTAGTCACCTAGGATTGTGGGTTGATAATTTGCTATATTTTCCTTTCGTTCATGTAAATGTTTAATAAGACCTTTGTGATATTCTCGGAAAATAGAGTAAACCAATCAAATTGCATTGAGGAAACTGTGTTTGACTTCGTCTCTCGAAGAATTATTGAAGAGAATAGCCCTGACAAGATAAAGAAGACCTCTTGCATTCCCGTATAATTTGTGTCTTATCTCCCAAgaaaatttcttttgtttcgGCTTAAACCATGTGTGTTGTAAGTGCAAAGGGTGACATGTCGCGACACTCTTGGTCACAGCATGAGGAGGAAGTACTCCTACTAGCTCTGAACCGTTGGAAGTCTGACAATGGATTTTAAACCGGTTACCTCACACATGTTGAAGAAATCATGAGGCGGGAAATCCTTGATACACACCCATATTTTGTCGAAGATCAACACTTGAAAGATGTCATcattcactattttttatacttaatCGTAGCGGTGTGGGATTCAACTCAAGTGGCGATTATAAACAGAATGTAATGATGATTTGTCAAGGTTGACTCTGTGCCATCtctcaaaatttatttgaaattggtGTGCAcgtttatgttattttatatcttaatttttgCTGCATCACAGTCGGATTCACACTCACACCACATGAGGTACAAGGCATGACCATATTACGAGGATCGGAAAATCATGTATTCAAAAAAGATTTATAATTCAGAATCTCGGTGAGGtggaatttattccatgaaTGATGCTTTGAACTAGATCACTCCGgtataagatgttaattaattaaaatcagtAGCAGGCTTAAAGtgattaatgaaaatttatatcttaaacgtagaaaacaattaaattaaagatgaAGCTCATATTacttactccctctgtcccacgttacttgaggcGTTTGcggcacaagatttaagaaagttgtgtttagtgagttaaacaaagtaaaataaaatagaagagagaataaagtaagagagataagataaagtaaagtaaaagaacgAATAAGGTAGGTGTGATTAGATGTatttttttagctaaaaagagaaatgactcaagtaactttggacaatccaaaaaggaatacgactcaagtaacttgggagagggagtataattttggatttgacGGGCAACTAATACTAATTTCTACAATGgtccaaaataatattcttcgGGATTGAATTAAACTGGAgctcaaattaatttttgagaGTCTGAACAATCATAACTCTATATAAACGAGAGTAACATGAGACATACTGATGCACtctt
The genomic region above belongs to Salvia hispanica cultivar TCC Black 2014 chromosome 3, UniMelb_Shisp_WGS_1.0, whole genome shotgun sequence and contains:
- the LOC125209536 gene encoding protein BZR1 homolog 3-like, which produces MDFIEGSISAASGSACSPYQQSSSYNPIPTDGNSLIPRLRNLSSLDPSSKFMYHNLHGGGSISAPVTPPTSSSPTNGTPRPATDWCSSYARLEIPLLPLSTPPSPGHQMWYHGTHASQSGTTSPKFGLVSSNPFGFTVEALTRNGSLMCTPGWSRACSPAVTGAADIIMDRVIPNAFVFGSSSTTDLVKPVRGMFKFLDIVRNGLKSDPLWAFKEQASNVEGPSYISGPHCSLLLCAEMNSR